AAAGAACCAGTTCTGTCGGTATACCTATTTCTTGGTTTGCTACTTCCAAAGCAGAAATAGGTTGAAATTAAGATCTTAATTACTTCTCCTAGTAAAtctacttttttgttgtttatgaGTTTGTATCTTCCCTTACAGCATTCTTGAGAATACACCCTCCCTCTTGGTCTTTAATGTTTCAATCCAACATAGAGATCTGAATAGTTAGAGTGAAAATTTGGCCATCTCAATACCCATCTATCTGACTGTAAGTCATCTTTCACGTTAATCTCTTGAGAGCTGTCATGTGTCACACTTTGAGGTTTCACCTCTGAGCTATGTACAATCACACAATTGCCTCTAAAACCTGTGATCTGTAGTAGTAAGCAGTTGCTCAGCACATTACTGCTTCTGCCAAAGTTTATTGTCTTAAATTTGTTCTAGTGATCAATAAACTGCTGTTCTGCTGTGCGCCAACAAATACACTAGCTGCCAGAATACTGTATTAATAGTGCATTTACCTAAGCCTGAAAAGAGGTAAaagaacaacagaagaaaagcagtgtCACTTGTCTCAGAGCACATGGTGTCACACAAAAACCTACAGTATGCCAGTAATACCACAGAACCACTGAAGAACTGTTTATATTGGACAGAAGAAACCAGATTATTTTAGAGCCAGGTGGAGGATTTGACTACACAGCTTTCACTAGGCTTCATGAGTATTGGTATCCAGATCTTGGGTTCTTTGGAAAAAAGATTACACACTTACTGAAATCTCTGCTCTTATTCACAAAGAGACAAAGACAACAGATGGCATGAAGTTAAGTGTCCCCAAAGTAATTTTAGAGCTTGTAGAACTTGCTACAAGTTTGAGGAAACAAAACATCAACCTCCTGTCTCAGAGCCATACAGCAACCAACTGTAACATTAGTGATCCGAGATGATATTCAAGACTGGTTTTGGTATCCACCAAGCCATCCTTCCACCCTCCTTCACAAGGAAGAGGGTAAATACCAGATTTCAGACCatcataattttcttccttttagatattagattttaaaaggatcaggaagaaaattaaagacatttatttcacTGTGGAGCAACTgcaagaacttttttttctttcctgaatgaCACATCTGTGTTTTTTAATCTATCATTGCTTCTATTCCTTGAAAAGTCTGCATTTCCCATTATTTCCAgcaaataaataagcaagcagAGGAACAAATCTAGAAGCAATTTAACTCAAAACCTAATAGTGCTTCAGAATCTGATATATCTCAGTTGAGTAAGACAGAATGCAGGACCATACAAAGAAGACATACGCTTAGCTCAAAGGCGTGCAACTATGAACAAGAGcggaaaagctgaaagaaaaacacCAGAACCAGTCTAAAAATATCAGATTTTCAGGAAACCTGCAGAGTAATAATCTGAGGTTCAGAACTGCCAGCATGAAGACCTGTTGGACTGATCAATTTGCTGTGTAAATTAAGAGGAGCTACACATCACTCCCAActaactaaaaccaaaaccactggATATTTCAGAAGCAACATTTGCCTCCGTACCTGCACATCTCCCCAGCAACCCCAATTCTAATCCCCTGCATGTTTACCGTAGTCACTGTGCTTTgagatgatttttcttctgtataaacTGTCGACACAGCCAGGGAAGGCAGCCTGGATGAAGAGGATAATGTTGATGTCTCCATGCCACTGTCCTCATTTAGAGTGGAAAGACCAACCATATGGTGTCCATTCAGTTCACTAGCTTTACTCTGAGCACAGGTCTGCAAAGAGCTGAGCAAAGTGCCATTGCGGAGACAGGTAGTGCTGTGGAAAGTGCTCGTGAGCTTTGATGATTTTTGATCACTCTCATCGGAGTCAAGTTTAGGAAAGGACAGGGATTTGATATTGCTCACTGAAGTGATAGGGGACAGGGACACTTTGGAAGACAAGGACATCTTTTCACAGTTTCCCAACTGCGGTAAAGTGATAAAGCCATTGGGTTTGTGAAGGGGCTTGAAGTCCAACGTGGCCCTTTCTATGGATGCCAGAACTTCCTCATCTTGTAGCACAGACTCAGACCCTCCTTTGGGCAAAGTATTATCTAACAGCTGGGCAACAATTGGCCCAGTAGTACCAACATGAatttcaagaatatttttcaaCTCTTCCTTATCATCGATAGTTTTTAATTCCAGTTTGTCAAATGGGTCTTCTTCACATTCAAAATCAGCTGGGTTGAAGTCTGCTTTTGGACAAGGTGGGCTGAGAATCTTTTGCTTCACAGAGCTGCTGTTGGCTGGTGTAGGAGTAAGAATATTATTGTGCTGCAGGCTAGCGAGGATGGGGTTAATAGGAGGAGGCATGGCCTCAGGGCAAGGTCCCTCTGAGAACCCCATTTTGTTGCTGACCTCTGGAGCAGCTTTTGAGTTTGCTAGTGCTTCTTCTGCCCTGCGTTCAGCTTCTCTCTGGGCAGCTTGAATTTTTTTGATATCTTCAGCCCActtgattgttttcttttccaatgaGAAGTCATACTGACCAGgggtggagaggaaaggagaggagaaaaaaaagaaaagacaaattataAGGATCATAGCTGCTACTTCTAACAGCAACACAAGTAACATGGAATAAGAGCTACATAAATTACCATGCACAAGCATCATTTTTTCCCAGCATCTCTTCTAACCTACAGACTGGTAAAGCTAGAAGGACAGCAGAAATAGTTCATTTTCCCTCTAGCAGCAAAACCTGGCTATGGTCTGGATTAGAGTATCATATTTTGCCTCCTTCCTGCACTTAGTTTTGCTTTAGAACTACTGATCACCCTAAGATCAGTTTCACAGCCCTCCCACACCCTCCCCTCAAGACAATGGAGGTATCAAGGGGAAGTGTAATGCATTACTAGACGGACAACCATACCCTGACCTGGCAACACTGAACTACGCCCTGTCCGCAAGTCATTCAAGACTATGGCAGAGTATTTTTGCATCCAAAGACCAATATGGTATTACTCAGTTCCCCCTAAAATACTCCTAAGGGATTTGATATTAGAGTTTTTACATCCACTGGTTTAAGAGGGTTCTTATCCcagtgccagtgcctcaccagccAAAAGGGATACATCAGTGACGATAACTACCTGCAGTAGCAGATTTTGCTGCAGTTACTGGCATGACAGGATCCCATAAGCTTTTCTAATTTAATGTCAGCTCCTTCAGGGTCAGGTTAGTACAGGAAGGCATTTATAAACTACTCACTACCAGTACTGGCCACTATAGTGGCTTGGCTGAGAGGACAAAATTCTGAACTGACTAAATCTTCTTAAAGCTTTAATATCTTATGAAGAGTGAACAGcctcaaatgcttttttaatgaCCACAAAATGTTCATAGAACACAGCCTACAAAATTAGGTCCAGGATGTAACCTACCTGTGACTCACAAGAAGTCATAAGATATCGTTGTCAGGATAATGGCACATAACCAAACAGGAGTGCACTAGCCATGGGACTGCTAGGTCATACCAATTCCTAGCTCTAAAGAGCAACAAGCCAGCAAGGCATGCCAGGCCTCTACTGGGCTGTTCTGGGACTCACTATGTGTTGTGTCACATCCCATCCTATAGTGGGCTTCAGTGAGATCCTAGAGACCTGCTGCCTCAACTGTATTAACAGTTTTTCCTTCCCTTAGCTCTAAGACTCCAAGAGGAGATCAGATATGCAAGATGTACAGATATACAATTTATCAGAAGGTGACTTTGAAAAACAACCCACTGGCACAAGTGCTGGGCACCATTCACTACACATTTTGCTATCTGAGCAGAACTATagtagttttgtgtgtgtgtatatgtgtatggTCATACATGGCCAAAATTGACCAGAGCCATATATTCtgttatgctaaaaaaaaaaaatggggggtaTTTATATAAGAAGATATGGCTTTGGTCAATTTTGCTTccctacacttttttttttttaacagctctcACTACAGCTGTAAAAAAGTCAAATTGCACTGTGAGGTGCACAGTCTACATAGTCACATCTTTTTATGCAAGGCAATGCACTCCAACTGGGTATATTATACTTGAGCCTCAGCTTGGCAGGAAAATGGGAGACACAGCATAATGAAGCCAGCAATAGAACATTAGTCTCCTTTAGCTCTCCCACACCAGCTTAACTGGGTGGAAATGTGTGTTACTAGG
The Strix uralensis isolate ZFMK-TIS-50842 chromosome Z, bStrUra1, whole genome shotgun sequence DNA segment above includes these coding regions:
- the UBAP1 gene encoding ubiquitin-associated protein 1; translation: MASKKLGSDSHGPFSYLDDVPFKIGDKFKTPAKVGLPIGFCLPDSSQLVREAQYDFSLEKKTIKWAEDIKKIQAAQREAERRAEEALANSKAAPEVSNKMGFSEGPCPEAMPPPINPILASLQHNNILTPTPANSSSVKQKILSPPCPKADFNPADFECEEDPFDKLELKTIDDKEELKNILEIHVGTTGPIVAQLLDNTLPKGGSESVLQDEEVLASIERATLDFKPLHKPNGFITLPQLGNCEKMSLSSKVSLSPITSVSNIKSLSFPKLDSDESDQKSSKLTSTFHSTTCLRNGTLLSSLQTCAQSKASELNGHHMVGLSTLNEDSGMETSTLSSSSRLPSLAVSTVYTEEKSSQSTVTTVHPDYKETEVPVVTHQNFPVSKVPNNSSCTKWSSGPTPELQQALSASERQCVETVVNMGYSPENVLKAMKKKGQNIDQVLDYLFAHGQLCEKGFDPLLVEAALEMHQCSEEKITELLQLMSQFKEMGFELKDITEVLLLHNNDQHNALEDLMARAGAS